One window of the Leptotrichia hongkongensis genome contains the following:
- a CDS encoding YaaA family protein, with protein MKIIISPSKTKKINNLPIKDNGSLTEKEPFYLEITNEIIEKIKTFSVEEIEKKFKLKNEKAQKLLEFYKNYEKEKSGNALASYTGVAYKAIKIETFDKSDFEYLESHLVILSALYGILTPYTNVKEYRLDMTNSIFENKSLYEVWKTSVNEYFEHEDIILNLASKEYSKLINPDKLIDFEFWEDSNRKLKQVSTNSKKMRGFTLNYIVKNKISDVKKLRNITLDGYVFSEEMSDERKFVYVKK; from the coding sequence ATGAAAATTATAATATCACCAAGCAAAACTAAAAAAATTAACAATTTGCCAATAAAAGATAATGGCTCTTTGACTGAAAAAGAGCCTTTTTATCTAGAAATAACAAATGAAATTATTGAAAAAATAAAAACCTTTTCTGTGGAGGAAATTGAGAAAAAGTTTAAATTAAAAAATGAAAAGGCACAAAAGTTATTGGAATTTTATAAAAATTATGAAAAAGAGAAAAGCGGAAATGCTTTGGCAAGCTATACTGGTGTTGCGTATAAGGCTATAAAGATTGAAACGTTTGATAAAAGTGATTTTGAATATTTGGAATCGCATTTGGTTATCTTATCTGCTTTGTATGGGATTTTGACACCTTATACAAATGTGAAGGAGTATCGTCTTGATATGACAAACTCGATTTTTGAGAATAAGTCGCTTTATGAAGTCTGGAAAACTAGCGTGAATGAATATTTTGAACACGAAGATATTATTTTAAATCTTGCCTCAAAGGAATATTCTAAACTTATAAACCCTGATAAATTAATTGATTTTGAGTTTTGGGAAGACTCAAATAGGAAATTAAAGCAAGTGAGTACAAACTCGAAGAAAATGAGAGGCTTTACATTGAATTATATTGTAAAAAATAAGATTAGTGATGTGAAAAAATTGAGAAATATTACTTTGGATGGGTATGTTTTTAGTGAAGAGATGTCGGATGAGAGAAAATTTGTTTATGTGAAGAAATAA
- a CDS encoding metal ABC transporter permease, translating into MRNALIVGLLSSICCGIIGTYIVNKKMVFISSSISHASYGGIGIGIYLIYFFNLPIKDPLFFGLIFSILSGILILVLKDTLHVDGDLGIGIVMSMGMAIGIIFAFLTPGYQADMSTYLFGNILLSNTLNIILLLILDIITITFFIIFYKSIVYTSFDENFYKIHSVPVTFINYFMIILISSVIIINIKTIGIILIISILTIPQAIAASLARKYSTIIILSIIFSFIGILSGLYFSYTLNIPSGPSIIVLLTILLALVKVGGFVKGKFLN; encoded by the coding sequence ATGAGAAACGCCCTTATTGTAGGGCTTCTTTCAAGTATATGTTGTGGAATAATAGGAACTTATATTGTAAATAAAAAAATGGTCTTTATTTCATCAAGTATCAGCCATGCCTCTTACGGCGGTATTGGAATAGGAATTTACCTAATTTATTTCTTTAACTTGCCAATAAAGGATCCATTATTTTTTGGACTGATTTTCTCAATATTGTCAGGTATATTGATTTTGGTTCTAAAAGACACTCTTCACGTTGACGGTGATTTGGGAATAGGTATCGTTATGTCAATGGGAATGGCTATCGGAATTATTTTTGCCTTCTTGACACCCGGCTATCAGGCGGATATGTCAACTTACTTATTCGGAAACATTCTTTTATCCAACACCCTAAACATAATTTTACTGCTAATACTGGACATAATCACAATCACATTTTTCATCATCTTCTACAAAAGCATCGTATACACCAGCTTTGATGAAAACTTCTACAAAATCCACAGCGTACCAGTAACCTTCATAAACTACTTTATGATAATCCTAATATCCTCTGTAATAATAATAAACATAAAAACAATAGGAATTATCCTAATAATCTCAATCCTGACAATCCCACAAGCAATCGCAGCCTCACTCGCAAGAAAATACTCAACAATCATAATTCTATCCATAATTTTCTCATTCATCGGAATACTATCAGGACTATATTTTTCCTACACGCTAAATATTCCGTCAGGCCCTTCGATTATTGTACTGCTTACGATTTTATTGGCGTTAGTTAAGGTTGGGGGATTTGTGAAGGGTAAATTTTTGAATTGA
- a CDS encoding metal ABC transporter ATP-binding protein encodes MANGQNKKLVSVRNLNFKYNNDYILNDINLDIFKGKNVAILGRNGGGKSTLVKTMLGFLRKNSGSIEFFTSENKIGYLPQIREFDTSFPINIFDLVISGLTNKNNLFRRFNNEEKKRAEILLKEFDIFHLKNKLINEVSGGQLQRALIARALISSPELIFLDEPESFLDKEFEFKLFEKIKELSDSTIVVISHELEKIYDYIDSIFVVEGNIRVYEKKEDYVCSNPYLHSHK; translated from the coding sequence ATGGCTAACGGACAGAATAAAAAACTTGTGAGTGTACGAAATCTTAACTTTAAATATAACAATGACTATATTTTGAATGATATAAACTTAGATATTTTTAAAGGAAAAAATGTTGCAATTCTGGGAAGAAATGGTGGCGGAAAATCGACTTTAGTAAAAACCATGCTTGGATTTTTGAGAAAAAATTCTGGCAGTATTGAATTTTTTACAAGTGAAAACAAAATTGGATATTTGCCACAAATAAGGGAGTTTGACACTTCCTTTCCCATTAACATTTTTGACTTGGTAATATCAGGATTGACTAATAAAAATAATCTTTTCAGAAGATTTAACAATGAAGAAAAAAAACGTGCTGAAATACTCTTGAAGGAATTTGATATTTTTCATTTAAAAAATAAATTAATAAACGAAGTATCTGGAGGACAACTTCAAAGGGCATTAATTGCACGTGCCTTAATTTCTTCGCCAGAACTTATTTTTCTTGATGAGCCGGAATCATTTCTGGATAAGGAATTTGAATTTAAACTTTTTGAAAAAATAAAGGAATTGTCAGATTCAACAATAGTTGTAATTTCTCACGAACTGGAAAAAATTTACGACTACATTGATTCAATTTTTGTTGTGGAAGGCAATATTCGAGTTTATGAGAAAAAAGAAGATTACGTGTGCAGCAATCCTTATTTACATTCACACAAATAA
- a CDS encoding metal ABC transporter substrate-binding protein, with product MKKLLPLLLLSALFIFSCGNKSETKKEQGTATGAKEKIVTSVPPLRWLTQKIAGDNFEVISIVQPNMNHELFEPKPSDLKILENSKVFFTYNMLGFEETISNSLSDKNKIVNVLDGVDKNLFIKGDHDHDHEHEHGKKEEHEHHHEHEGHGGIDPHVWFSLDMMPKIAENIKNELSKLYPDKKETFEKNYNAFITELNQVKAELSQKMASKTKKSFMIYHPALNYFLKNYAIEEISIEQEGKEPSAQQIKEIIDEAKEHNITTILVQPQFPKQSAEAISKEIPNSKVAEFNVDKENVFENLKQFVDYLN from the coding sequence ATGAAAAAATTATTACCATTACTTTTATTATCAGCTCTGTTTATTTTTTCTTGTGGAAATAAATCAGAAACTAAAAAAGAGCAAGGAACTGCTACAGGAGCAAAGGAAAAAATTGTAACAAGTGTGCCACCTTTAAGATGGCTTACTCAAAAAATTGCAGGAGATAATTTTGAAGTTATTTCAATTGTGCAACCAAATATGAATCACGAACTATTTGAGCCAAAACCTTCAGATTTGAAAATTCTGGAAAATTCAAAAGTATTTTTCACTTACAATATGTTAGGATTTGAAGAAACAATTTCTAACAGCCTAAGTGATAAAAATAAAATTGTTAACGTATTGGATGGTGTTGATAAAAATTTATTTATCAAAGGAGATCATGATCATGACCACGAACATGAACACGGTAAAAAGGAAGAACATGAACATCATCACGAGCATGAAGGACACGGCGGAATTGATCCACATGTATGGTTCTCGCTTGATATGATGCCAAAAATTGCTGAAAATATAAAAAATGAATTGTCAAAACTTTACCCAGACAAAAAAGAAACTTTTGAAAAAAATTACAATGCTTTCATCACAGAACTTAATCAAGTAAAAGCAGAACTTTCACAAAAAATGGCTTCAAAAACTAAAAAATCATTTATGATTTATCACCCTGCATTAAACTATTTCCTAAAAAACTATGCCATTGAAGAAATTTCAATCGAGCAGGAAGGAAAAGAGCCATCAGCACAGCAAATTAAAGAAATCATTGACGAAGCAAAAGAACATAACATAACTACAATCCTAGTTCAGCCTCAATTTCCAAAACAAAGTGCCGAAGCTATTTCAAAAGAAATTCCTAACTCAAAAGTCGCTGAATTTAATGTTGACAAGGAAAATGTCTTTGAAAATCTAAAACAGTTTGTAGATTATTTAAATTAA
- a CDS encoding Fur family transcriptional regulator: MKLTKKRQQILNLIQSSDTPINAKFLKSKVDFDLSTVYRALEFLEKNNYIFSFDFENEKYYFKEENANFFICDSCKHIETMPEFSNEETEKEKSELKKRGFSLLSHLSIFKGKCNDCD, from the coding sequence ATGAAATTAACTAAGAAAAGGCAGCAAATACTTAATCTTATACAGTCTTCAGACACTCCAATAAATGCCAAATTTTTAAAATCAAAAGTAGATTTTGACTTATCGACAGTTTATCGAGCTTTGGAATTTTTAGAGAAAAATAATTATATTTTTTCATTTGACTTTGAAAATGAAAAATACTACTTTAAGGAAGAAAATGCCAATTTTTTTATTTGTGATTCTTGCAAGCATATTGAAACTATGCCTGAATTTTCAAATGAAGAAACAGAAAAAGAAAAAAGCGAATTAAAAAAACGAGGCTTTTCACTATTGTCACATCTTTCGATTTTTAAAGGAAAATGCAATGATTGTGATTAA
- a CDS encoding MarR family winged helix-turn-helix transcriptional regulator — protein MNKKVNLGIYVSKIKQIHDRILNYILSKREITIFNGERGKILHILWKKDNVTCKELSEKTGLAINTLTPMLDRIEKAGLIERAPHPDDRRKVLIKLTEYAQGFKKEYEEISETMINYVYEGFSQEEIEMCEEFFKRISQNLEKVEKEICKK, from the coding sequence ATGAATAAAAAAGTAAATTTGGGAATATATGTAAGTAAAATTAAGCAGATACATGATAGAATCTTAAATTACATTCTTTCAAAAAGAGAAATTACCATTTTTAATGGTGAACGTGGGAAAATCTTGCATATACTCTGGAAAAAAGATAATGTAACATGTAAAGAATTATCAGAAAAAACAGGGCTTGCAATAAATACGCTTACACCAATGCTGGATAGAATTGAAAAGGCTGGTCTGATAGAAAGAGCGCCACATCCTGATGATAGACGGAAAGTGCTGATAAAACTTACTGAATATGCACAAGGCTTTAAAAAAGAATATGAGGAAATTTCTGAAACTATGATAAATTATGTTTATGAAGGATTTTCTCAAGAGGAAATTGAGATGTGTGAAGAGTTTTTTAAAAGAATTTCACAAAATTTGGAAAAAGTTGAAAAGGAAATATGTAAAAAATGA
- a CDS encoding ABC transporter ATP-binding protein, which translates to MDKIIEFQNVNKVYPNGNEAVKDMNFSINEGEFIVFIGTSGSGKTTALKMINRLEDATSGKIEIKGKNIFEYNIHKMRWNMGYVLQQVALFPHLTVEENISIVPELKGWKKEEIKARTEELLEMIGLESEKYLKRMPSELSGGEAQRIGIARALAGNPEIILMDEPFSALDPITRKSLQKDIKELQQKINKTIVFVTHDIEEAFYLGDRIFIIKDGKILQSGTKSELINNPKDEFVREFISLEQNKNAENEIDKKIIEKLKENGEYEKMILEIKKYK; encoded by the coding sequence ATGGATAAAATTATAGAATTTCAGAATGTAAATAAAGTGTATCCAAATGGAAATGAAGCTGTAAAGGATATGAATTTTTCGATAAATGAAGGAGAATTTATTGTGTTTATCGGAACTTCGGGAAGCGGAAAAACTACAGCTTTGAAAATGATAAATAGGTTAGAGGATGCGACTTCTGGGAAAATAGAAATAAAAGGGAAAAATATTTTTGAATATAATATTCATAAAATGCGTTGGAATATGGGTTATGTCTTACAGCAAGTTGCTTTGTTCCCTCATTTGACGGTAGAAGAAAATATAAGTATAGTACCTGAATTAAAAGGTTGGAAGAAAGAAGAGATTAAGGCAAGGACAGAGGAACTTCTGGAAATGATTGGGCTGGAAAGTGAGAAATATTTAAAAAGAATGCCGTCTGAACTGTCTGGCGGGGAGGCACAGAGAATTGGAATTGCAAGAGCATTAGCAGGAAATCCTGAAATTATACTTATGGATGAGCCTTTTAGTGCGTTAGATCCGATTACAAGGAAAAGTTTACAGAAAGACATAAAGGAATTGCAGCAGAAAATTAATAAAACGATTGTTTTTGTAACGCACGATATTGAGGAAGCTTTTTATCTGGGAGATAGGATTTTTATAATTAAGGATGGGAAAATTCTTCAATCTGGAACGAAATCTGAATTAATTAATAATCCGAAAGATGAATTTGTAAGGGAATTTATTAGTTTGGAGCAAAATAAAAATGCTGAAAATGAAATTGATAAAAAAATTATTGAGAAATTAAAGGAAAATGGGGAATATGAGAAAATGATTTTAGAAATAAAAAAATATAAATAA
- a CDS encoding NAD(P)H-dependent oxidoreductase — MKKTLVVLAHPDMENSRANKAFKEEAEKLSNVELYNIYEKYPDGKIDVEKELKLLSETGTLILQFPLFCFNCPSLLKEWIDTVFVSSLYSENKVLKGKKIGVAVTTGGIASRYDGTNGLTIKEVLKPFLLSIDYVEGIELPIYSLFGVKPDLSDEKIVESAKKYAEYIKNNSQD, encoded by the coding sequence ATGAAAAAAACATTAGTGGTTTTGGCACATCCTGATATGGAAAATTCAAGAGCAAATAAAGCCTTTAAAGAAGAAGCAGAAAAATTATCAAATGTAGAGTTGTATAATATTTATGAAAAATACCCTGATGGAAAGATTGACGTTGAAAAAGAACTGAAATTATTGTCTGAAACAGGTACTTTAATATTGCAGTTTCCTTTATTTTGCTTTAATTGTCCGTCTTTGCTTAAAGAATGGATAGATACTGTATTTGTGTCATCTCTTTATAGCGAAAATAAAGTTCTTAAAGGGAAAAAAATAGGAGTTGCAGTTACAACTGGAGGAATTGCATCAAGATATGATGGAACAAATGGATTGACAATAAAAGAAGTGCTAAAACCGTTTTTGTTAAGTATAGATTATGTTGAAGGTATTGAATTGCCAATTTATTCACTATTTGGAGTAAAGCCTGATTTAAGCGATGAAAAGATTGTTGAAAGTGCAAAAAAATATGCAGAATATATAAAAAATAATTCACAAGATTAG
- a CDS encoding ABC transporter permease/substrate-binding protein has product MNNNFFQVFYERKEEFFKAVIEHIQISFYALVIALIIAIPLGIYLTYKKRIAEIIIGLTAIMQTVPSLALLGLLIPIMGIGRKPAITALVIYALLPLLRNTYTGINGVDPVYMVASRAMGMNKMQQLFKVQLPLAMPVIMAGIRTATVLIIGTATLASLIGAGGLGKLILLGLDRNNMNLILLGAIPSALLAVLFDFVLKKLENKNWKVIVISFISLFIIFFAGNLVMNKQSKKDKIVISGKLGTEPEILINMYKLLIEDEMNVDVELKAGFGNTSFNFNALKSGNVDIYPEFTGTVVFTFLSEKPVSNIKEQVYEQARNGILKKYDMVLLKPMAYNNTYAVGVTQKFASENNITKISDLARVKDKAKVGFTREFVDREDGYKGMKKLYNFEFSSVKEFEPKLRYVAVQSGDINVIDAYSTDSELEQYKITVLEDDKNLFPPYQGAPLMKRETLKKYPKLEQILNKLHNKVTDDEMRKMNFEVGVNGKKAYDVAKEYLIKNRLIKK; this is encoded by the coding sequence ATGAATAATAACTTTTTTCAAGTATTTTATGAGCGTAAAGAGGAGTTTTTCAAGGCTGTTATTGAGCATATCCAGATTTCATTTTATGCACTTGTAATTGCCTTGATTATCGCAATTCCTCTTGGAATTTATTTGACATATAAGAAGAGAATAGCAGAAATAATTATCGGACTTACAGCAATAATGCAAACTGTACCTTCACTAGCATTACTTGGATTATTGATTCCAATTATGGGAATTGGTAGAAAACCTGCAATTACAGCACTTGTAATTTATGCCTTGCTTCCACTTTTACGAAATACATATACGGGAATAAATGGAGTTGATCCAGTATATATGGTGGCTTCAAGGGCTATGGGAATGAATAAGATGCAACAGCTTTTTAAAGTTCAGCTGCCACTTGCAATGCCTGTAATTATGGCAGGAATCCGTACAGCAACAGTGCTTATCATTGGAACGGCGACACTTGCTTCGCTAATTGGTGCAGGAGGGCTTGGAAAACTGATTTTACTCGGGCTTGATAGAAACAATATGAACTTAATTTTGCTTGGAGCAATTCCGTCAGCATTGTTAGCAGTTTTATTTGATTTTGTGCTTAAAAAACTGGAAAATAAAAACTGGAAAGTAATTGTAATTTCATTTATAAGTCTGTTTATAATATTTTTTGCTGGAAATTTAGTTATGAATAAACAAAGCAAAAAAGATAAAATTGTAATTTCAGGGAAATTGGGAACAGAGCCGGAAATATTGATAAATATGTATAAACTTTTGATTGAGGATGAAATGAATGTGGATGTGGAACTAAAAGCAGGATTTGGAAATACATCGTTTAACTTTAATGCCTTGAAATCAGGAAATGTCGATATTTATCCTGAATTTACAGGAACTGTAGTATTTACATTCCTTAGCGAAAAACCAGTAAGTAATATAAAAGAGCAAGTTTATGAGCAGGCTAGAAATGGAATCTTGAAAAAATATGATATGGTACTATTAAAGCCGATGGCATACAATAACACTTATGCAGTTGGAGTGACACAAAAATTTGCAAGTGAAAATAACATTACAAAAATATCAGACTTGGCACGAGTAAAAGATAAAGCAAAAGTTGGTTTCACAAGAGAATTCGTTGACAGGGAAGACGGATACAAAGGAATGAAAAAATTATATAACTTTGAATTTTCAAGTGTGAAGGAATTTGAGCCAAAACTACGTTATGTAGCAGTACAAAGTGGAGATATAAACGTGATAGATGCTTATTCTACAGATAGTGAGCTGGAGCAGTATAAAATTACAGTTCTGGAAGACGATAAGAATTTATTCCCGCCTTATCAGGGAGCTCCTTTAATGAAAAGAGAAACTTTGAAAAAATATCCGAAATTAGAGCAAATCTTAAATAAATTACATAATAAAGTCACAGATGACGAAATGCGTAAAATGAACTTTGAAGTAGGAGTCAATGGAAAAAAAGCTTATGATGTGGCAAAGGAATATTTGATAAAAAATAGATTAATTAAAAAATAA
- a CDS encoding YkvA family protein — protein MLKRAKKLYEKYKKTKVTVEDLKKAGKLKNHLGAVATKFGLLVRMLQADRRGEFKIPAMDKVKIIGAIVYVISTIDAVPDILPIIGFGDDIGIVAYVISKLGNLISEYEKFEIQKKREDKDRNVDWDNLRVVNED, from the coding sequence ATGTTAAAAAGAGCAAAAAAATTGTATGAAAAATATAAAAAGACAAAAGTTACAGTAGAAGATTTGAAAAAGGCAGGAAAATTGAAAAATCATCTAGGAGCAGTTGCCACAAAATTTGGACTTCTTGTTAGAATGCTACAGGCGGATAGAAGAGGAGAATTTAAGATTCCGGCGATGGATAAGGTAAAAATCATTGGAGCAATTGTTTATGTTATTTCAACAATTGATGCAGTACCTGATATTTTACCTATTATTGGATTTGGCGATGATATTGGGATTGTAGCTTATGTTATTTCAAAATTAGGGAATCTAATTTCTGAATATGAAAAATTTGAGATTCAGAAGAAAAGAGAAGACAAAGATAGGAATGTAGATTGGGATAATCTAAGAGTTGTAAATGAAGATTAG